In Papaver somniferum cultivar HN1 chromosome 9, ASM357369v1, whole genome shotgun sequence, the genomic stretch CAACAGTGAGCATGATAGGTTTTAGACTTCTCAAACTCAAAAATGAATGTCAATCTTTTTTTCTAcagaacatctttagatctagaGCTTTTTACTACACAAAACAAGTCAGACCTTTATTTCCACAAGAACCATGAGGTAATGTCAGCAAGTTCTAGGCACAATTCTAAGATGAAAACCAGGTCTTGAACAATTTAATATGAGTATGAGTAAAATGCCACTCAAACAACCCCATGGTAAAGGTAAAGCGAACAAGGCAGCTTTAAAGCAGGAACAGTTCAAGAGTGCAATTTCTGAATTGTCTTAGCAGATTTTGCACCTTACATCCAAATCTTGAATGATAGAGTTTGAGTTCACCAGCTGTTGAGAAGTTTTCATAATAGTATTTCCAAGTGAAGATTTTGATTCTTCGTAGTACCTCATGTTTCCAGATATTGGTGCTGAGATTCTCAACTATGTTTTCTTGCACATAAGAATGACTAGGTTGGTGGTAACAAAGACAGTTATTCTTCCAAGAGTAACATCTAAACGGATAGCCGCAGCAACAGCCAAGAGTAAGATTTGTTGGAAACTTGAAATCCTTGCATATAAAAGTACTCGTGGTTTCAACTTTCAACATAATTAAACAGACTACATGGTTCATTCAAATTCAGATTGTTCGAAATTCAAACAGATGACAGGATTTattcattttcaattttatcaacAAAAGTTCAAAACCCTACAATGAAATAGATCCCTGATTATCGACTTTAAGGAGGATTAAACCCTACAATGAAATGTCAAGTTATGCTAATTTCACAGTGTtaagaaaactctaaaaattgaatttgaaatgtaTGAGCATCTCAATGCAAATTACAAAGCCAATGCTAAAATCTCAGCTAAGAATCAGCATACAGCACATCTGTTGCATTTCCTGTAAAATTTTCATATCAAGTCCTATCGAAATTTATGATATACGAAGACATTCTCAAAACCCAACAATTCAGAAGGATTAaatgaaaaacctttttattCCATGATGACTTTAGCACCAAGAGCTTTCATTTTCTCGATAATCTGCTCGCCTTCTTCTTTGGTAACACCTGCTTTTATCACTGTCGGAGTCTTCTCTACTAAATCTTTAGCTTCCTTTAAACCTAAATCAGTAAAACTTCTAACCTCTTTAATAACCTTAATCTTTGAAGCAGCCTCAAATGCTTCTAATTTCAATTCAAATACAGTCTTTTCAGGTTTGTTTTCCTCCTTAGCAGATGCTGCTGAAGATGATTTCATATTCATTACTCCGACGCTCCCAGGTTTCATAACCCCAACTACAGGCGCTTCTTTCATGCCTAATTTCTTCATTATAATCGCTGAAAGTTGTGAAATTTCTAGTAATGTGAGTccagaaacttcatcaacaagattAAAAACACGGTCAGAAGGTGGACTACGATGTTCAGTTGGATCGAAATTCGATGGATCGTAATCAGCTGGAAGTCTTCTTTGATCGATCATTTCtaactcttcttctccttcttgtcTAGCTGGGAGACTGAACTGTCTTGTAAGAAAACCCATAATGGAGGGTTTTGATGTGATTGGAATCGAGAATTTGTTGAATCCATTTGAGCAACGAAGAAGAGATAATCTTGAAATCATACTTATTTATTGATAGTGATCTAGAATCACAGTGGAAGGACGGGAGTATTATAAGTTATGAAGGTTTATATTGAGGGACGATGAAGGTGAGAATGGGAACCCTAGTTCTTTATCTTTGTTTTGGTTCTGGTGATGGCTGGGAATATAAATTTTGCTATCCACATGGGACTAAATCGGTCCATTTGCGTTGACCAAAATCAAGAGGGACGCcgatattttcttttttgtttcctaGCGATGCAATGAAGCAAGGTTTGAATAACTGGTCACGGCTCAAGTCACACAGTCATTAAGCGTGATTATTATAATGTCGTTTATCACTCATGTTTTGGGCATAATACGGGTTATTCAGGGAAAAgacatattttttatatattaatttaaaataacgGGTGTTATAAGGgtcaaataaaaaatgaaaaagaattatGATCAAAAATTCACATATAACGGTTGTAACGCGCGTGAAAACAGAATTGACGGCTCTAATAACGTTGCCCAGAAAAGAACAATAACTTGTCCATCATACACTTCTTGTGCGGACTTCTTAATACCCTTTTTCACATAATGTATAGACCTTGTTCTTTTTTGTAGAGGTCTAacattttctttagaaattaacttcttcggagacGAGTTGAGTTTACATACAGTACCTCAGATGAAttcgacttctgaacaagtttgagcttgtttgctaatcgatttgctccccgttgaagtttgttgacatatcttattttatgtttgtacttgaaacacttagagagttcatgactcttaagagtacaataagaacatgtcaatgtggaggacggttcagacaccatagctgagcatgcttctaaacaaattgaggtacctgaaacatgtgagatagaattTTCAATAGAcatggaaaaatccattttatcctccaaagtggttcAAGAAGTTTCTCCCGgtagaatatcaagattgatgtacgtattgctacaattatcaaaatcaatattttcaccaaggagtgcagcacttgacttttcatcttcatttgaatcatagtgatcagatatttcatcaagagttagagcaagacctttgttcctagtgtattttctacggtttggacactcattagcaaaatgaccaaaacctttacacttgaagcactgtggcatatcctcatcatcagtatagacggtgtccctatttttaggaggggcacggtcatgaggtttgactgatgaccggggtttatctctgatgaaccgtttacttctcttcaaaagaagatctctaaactgtattgtgatcagtgagactgagttgtcaagatcttcatctgatgaaacaGTCTTCGATTATATAAGACAAGATGATTTacaaaggcacgcataacaattttccaccataagtgattcgagccatcgaaggctgacggtacgtttatggagatagcgcttctgtccataaagtcagattgccacaaacacagacttatgaggtctttacgtgtttgcctgctctgataccaattgaaaaagcgggggtctaacaaccacacccaatatttcattaagcaatctgtatggactaaactccaatataattccgagagcaccaacttaaagcgagctcaatcaagagatatatcaaacagctttatctctatttctcaatgcaatcagcaaacaaaacatatagaaatccgtgagcctgattgatatgagaaataacttggacggtaccatagaccgatgcccaagtgtcaatcaagttatatccaaaaaataaggttgaatttatcaactgattgaactacgcacaacctgtgatatttcaattatataaacaaatataatgcagaaaagaaataacacagacaccagatattttgttaacgaagaaaccgcaaatgcagaaaaaccccgggacctagtccagttttggacaccacactgtattaagccactacagacactagcctactacaagttaaattcagactggaatgtagttgagccctaaccaagtctcacaccgattaaggtacagtcgcgttccttacgcctctataaccacgccggattccacgcacttgattcccttagctaatctcacccacaactaagagttgctacgacccaaagtcaaagacttataaacaaatctgtctcccacagatatgtatattctttattcggtttttgttccgtcttttgataaatcaaggtgaataggaaccaattgataatccggttttatactcgcgaagaatcttcatttgatgagttaaccgaagttagccatatgaacacttttgacttaaccaCATTCGTCTAACACttgtagatcaaatatgatgatcaatcaatcatgaaagataatcgaatgaatctaattgtattccaaatagagttgttcaattgttcactatctcatagaaatatatatgaacaaattgaaacaaaatcggattgatttgtaatcgtacaaaatacttatacaagaatcaattcatgaacattaacccacggtttgcaaagattacattccttaattcataaacgTTTTAGTTCacgagtatgagaatcatacttcacgattttagaacttaaccattgtgttcgcaaaccaggtacgcaAACAGCAGCTCTGGACCTTGGcatgtccagccgttcgcaaaccaggtgTGCGAAAAGCCGTCCCGAacccaactcaggtagaaccgttcgcatactaggtatgcataccgtgttgtatccagacatggttaattattctaaattcccattttaatcattgaaacatccttagaagacgaaaatggatgtcacacataccattagcttcaagtaattttcaagtgatcgaatgatccatacgaaactttccaagtcgacatcaaatgattgtctcacacaaatcatgtaagatgtttcaaggaaattttcacatgatcatcttttgacttaatatttagtttccaacaaataaattgtctctaactaaactcgtcaagaataatgatgaacatagttaaagcaaaaagcttccaacacatatttcaagaaatagatatgcgagataaactcatctcgaaatatcaaatttgtataatgtaaaagtctatatagctataagatttagtctcattagaaaataaaataaaatagacttctgagagaTAGACAATTTTTAGTCTCTacacaccttttgttgatgaagtaccttCAAgatctcttcagtagatcttcgtcttcaatcgatgaacaccgtgaagtctaaagctcaactacacactatatcctaatccgagacatagttataagtagactagaaatcaagtatagttttgatcaactaaacttgacaaacaagcttgagatagcaacgcttgcgagttcaaccgagcagtgctctaacaaagtcaAAGTAATTATGCATTGGATCTTCAAATTCTCACAACTTCAATTTCAGAGGATTAAGTAGAGATTGGATTTATATTTCACTTTTGAAATCTTTTGTACATTCATGTCGTTAGCTTAATTGGTTGATGTTCTTTTCTAGTCTTGATAATCAAGATATATAAATACACTTCTTGAGTGGATATGGTatactcaaccaaaaccttccatcgAACATGGTTCTTCACTCTTGAAGAATCGCTGTGATATACTATACATTAGGTAAACCTGAATACGTGATATTTTTTCCCGTAAGTAAAAACTAAACCCTAACGGAAAGAGTATTAGAGACGACTGAATATTAAGTGAGCTAAACACAGATTTAAGTACCACATCATCAAAGTATATGCCTTTGGATGTAAACAATTTTACGGTTACAAAATTTTGTTAGGGGATCCTGACCGaacttaactaattataattaaccactaaacatgattaatGCATTAGAAATTAGTTAAAGACATGGATAGGGGGTGACTCTGATTTAATATTTAAATTCCTATTTTATCTTATTATCATATCCCGCAGTTAATTTCCATATCGCCCAATTGCAGCGTTCTAGATAAACCATATATATAGTCGTTATTCTAGTGAATTTACGAGGTTTAGATAAACCAGTAGATTTTAGGATATCTCCGTGAAGATCAACTAATTTCTATCAATTCTACCCTATTTATTCTATTTTGATTCCGCTGTAAAATTTTGTCAAGTTTAACGCTTCTATCTGCATCAACGTTGTTGACCTTGTGGTCAGTTAGATCCGTCTAGGAAATTTGAGATTATAGCTTGTATGTCATTTGTAATCATAGATCTCAACTCTTCTTTAAACTCAGGTGTTGGATGTCTATGAAGGAATTCAATGTTTAGATTAAAAAGCTTCATTAGTCTTGGTTAACTCGTTCTGGTTGTTAATAACTTCCTTCTATAACTGTGGTAACTCATTGATCCACTTGATCAAACCGTTTAGAGCAGCTCTATTAACCATGGAAGTCTCTCAGGATGAGGGCtttgataccacttgtagtgatctacaccaCAAATGTATTCAGATCTACTCTAAGATAAGGGAAACAGAAGAAGATTATGGATGAGAAGGGAAAGATAAAAGAAGAAGGAGACGAAGAGTGGATGAATATCAAGGCTGAGAGGAGGATAAGGTTTTGCTTTGATGATTCATAACCACAACTACAGTATGCTGAcactcttagagcatctccaatagagggtgaatctttttgtttttcatgacatGTAGGATTTTAGACCATCAATTAatataaatccatctccaatatGGTTGAATCCTAcaaactactccctccgttactttttaataggcaagtttctataaataaatatttcaaaaaataggccagtttcctaattgggaaagtcaaatgttactttaattttctgggaccacttttcttttaacttcttttgatgacaagtgttatgtggaccatttcacttatttctttggctgacaagtgtcatggggaccatttcacttcacttcttttattgacaagtgtctagaggaccactttcaataattagttctcttaatttctttaattttctcaaaaaaagaaactggcctattaaaaagtaacggagggaataGAAGGGAtgagaaaataaatatgaaggtgttaaaaAAAGTCTTATTTACACCTTCACTTCCACCTCCATATCatattttcaattatttt encodes the following:
- the LOC113310552 gene encoding uncharacterized protein LOC113310552, which gives rise to MISRLSLLRCSNGFNKFSIPITSKPSIMGFLTRQFSLPARQEGEEELEMIDQRRLPADYDPSNFDPTEHRSPPSDRVFNLVDEVSGLTLLEISQLSAIIMKKLGMKEAPVVGVMKPGSVGVMNMKSSSAASAKEENKPEKTVFELKLEAFEAASKIKVIKEVRSFTDLGLKEAKDLVEKTPTVIKAGVTKEEGEQIIEKMKALGAKVIME